The stretch of DNA AATCGGGTGCTTAGTTGAGCCACGATGTTGCTGGCGGCCTGGTACCGGGTCAGCCGGCCCAGTTCATCGCGCTCGGCGCGCGTGAGCTTGCGTCCGAGTTGCTTCTGGTAAACTCCTTTCATGAGCGCGAATTGTTTTTGAAACGCCGGCCGCAGTTCTTCGAGATACAAACTGACGTTATAGCTGGGTCGGTTTTCCGCCAGCGTCAGGCCGTTGCGATCCAGGATTTTTCCACGGACGGCGGGGACGCGAACCGTGCGATACGACTGAGTTTCGAGGTCGGATTGAAAGTATCTGCCCGAAACCACCTGCACGTACCAGAGGCCGACGAGCAGGATGCTCAAACCGCTGAGGACCATGAGCGTCAACACGCGCAATTGCGGGTCGTTCTTTTTTAATTGGTCGAAAATGATCATGCGCTTAGCGACCTCGTTTGATTTCGCGATCGGCGCGGAAACTGGTGCCACCGTGCGGCCGATAACTCAGAGCGCGGTTGAAAATATCGAAGAGCTGGAACACGACCGGTGTCAGAGCTGCACCGCCCAGGCTCATCACGATCCATTGCCAGAGCGTCCCCCAACCCAGCAACGGGTTTTCACCGAGGGTCATCAGGAACACCAGCGTCACGGCAGGCGCAGCGGCGCTGGCGCTCAATCCTAAAATGAACTGGGCGAAGGTTTGTTCGCGGAGGATCAACCCGCGCTGCCGGTAAATCACCAGACCGATCAACAACAGCGGCAGCATGGTGACGCCGAGTGGATTGGCCGAGAGGGAATCGAACCAAAGTCCGCCGAGCACGGCCAGCAAGGCCAGAGTCACCAGGTCGGCGCTCAGACTCGCATAAACGATCAACGGCGGGAGCAGGTCGATTTGCGCGCCGAAGAGTTGGCGCACGCCGTTGAACGAAGCTTCCAGATACACCGCCACGAAGGCCGCGAGCAGAATGAGGATGGAATTCACCGGGTTCATGGAAACAGCACCCACACTTCCTCCAAGCCGCTCAAGTTCGCCCCGAGCTTGACCCGCGCCTCGGTGTAGAGGCCAAATTCGGCGGGATGAAAATCCGCAATCTTGCCGATCGGAATGCCCTTGGGAAAAATGCCGCCCTTGCCGCTGGTAACTACGAGTTGGCCGGGCTTCAAATTGCTGTTGTTGGGCAGATACGCCAGTTCGACCAAAGAGTAATCCAACGGACCGGCCGAGCCGGAAGAAATGACACCCATGTCGCGCGTTTCCTGGACCAGGGCCGAGACGTGACAGTTCGGATCGCCGAGGAGAACGACTTGCGAACGTGTGAGACCGACCGAGGCGATGCGCCCCACCAATCCGTCCGGCGTGAGCACTGGCAAATCGGCGCGCAGACCATCCCGGCTGCCGAGGTTGATCTGCACGGTGCGCCACCAATTGGCCGGTTCGCGCAGGATCACGTTCGCCAGTTTGAGTTTCCAGGGACTTTGACGCTGCCAGCCGAGCAGTTGGCGCAACCGTTCATTTTCGCGGAGCGCCTCCTGCGCTTGCAATGCGAGCAGGTGGGCTTGTTCATTCTCCCGGCGCAACTCTTCGTTCTGTTTGAGCAGTTCAGCGCGGGGCGTGATGGCGGCCGCGCCTTGGCCGGCGAGTTGTTGGGCGGAACTGGTGAGGCCCACGAGGGGCAGGAAAAGACCGCCGATGGCCAGTTTGACGCGGCCGGCCGTTTGATGGGGCAGGTTGAGGACCAACAGCGTCAGCAATGCGACGAGACTTAAAATTATGTAGTGCGGCTTCTTTAACATCTTCGCCCGGCTGATCCAGGCGAACGCGC from Verrucomicrobiota bacterium encodes:
- the mreC gene encoding rod shape-determining protein MreC — encoded protein: MLKKPHYIILSLVALLTLLVLNLPHQTAGRVKLAIGGLFLPLVGLTSSAQQLAGQGAAAITPRAELLKQNEELRRENEQAHLLALQAQEALRENERLRQLLGWQRQSPWKLKLANVILREPANWWRTVQINLGSRDGLRADLPVLTPDGLVGRIASVGLTRSQVVLLGDPNCHVSALVQETRDMGVISSGSAGPLDYSLVELAYLPNNSNLKPGQLVVTSGKGGIFPKGIPIGKIADFHPAEFGLYTEARVKLGANLSGLEEVWVLFP